Proteins co-encoded in one Oxyura jamaicensis isolate SHBP4307 breed ruddy duck chromosome 7, BPBGC_Ojam_1.0, whole genome shotgun sequence genomic window:
- the SLC19A1 gene encoding reduced folate transporter yields MTVPGRELPSHRSATTAAMPKQDDSKKLPSEMAPDQRWKLQVFYLCFYGFMTQIRPGESFITPYLLEPDKNFTREEVTNVITPVLSYSYMAVLVPIFLLTDYLRYKPVLVLQSLSHISIWLLLVLGTSVLAMQLMEFFYGVTMAARIAYSSYIFSLVAPSRYQRMASYSRSAVLLGVFTSSVLGQLCVTLGGVRFLTLNYVSLGFVTFSFLLTLFLERPKRSLFFKRPEGACNGAAPTELDKMAGGDGGGAAGGWRDMVLCRMLREVCALAKQSQLQLWSCWWVFNSAGYYLVLYYVQILWNEIYPAKDNRRVYNGGVDAASTLLGAIASFVAGHVKIRWALWSALVIGLVTAVQAGLLMLMNTTSNIWLCYAAYVFFRGSYQFLVPIAIFQIAASLSKELCALVFGVNTFFGTVLKTIITIIVADKRGLGLSVHPQFYVYFGYFTLLAAAYLIVAIVVGIRHSCRAQPPEPVPATALVQEKSPEADATEA; encoded by the exons ATGACAGTGCCGGGGCGAGAGCTGCCGTCCCACCGCAG cgccaccaccgccGCCATGCCCAAGCAGGATGACAGCAAGAAGCTGCCCTCGGAGATGGCGCCGGACCAGCGCTGGAAGCTGCAGGTCTTCTACCTGTGCTTCTACGGGTTCATGACGCAGATCCGGCCCGGGGAGAGCTTCATCACCCCCTACCTGCTGGAGCCCGACAAGAACTTCACACGGGAGGAG GTGACCAACGTGATCACGCCGGTGCTGAGCTACTCCTACATGGCGGTGCTGGTGCCCATCTTCCTGCTGACGGACTACCTGCGCTACAAGccggtgctggtgctgcagagcctgaGCCACATCTccatctggctgctgctggtgctgggcacctcCGTCCTGGCCATGCAGCTGATGGAGTTCTTCTACGGCGTCACCATGGCCGCCCGCATCGCCTACTCCTCCTACATCTTCTCCCTCGTCGCCCCATCCCGCTACCAGCGCATGGCCAGCTACTCCCGCTCCGCCGTCCTCCTGGGCGTCTTCACCAgctcggtgctggggcagctctgcgTCACGCTGGGCGGCGTCCGCTTCCTCACCCTCAACTATGTCTCCCTGGGCTTCGTCACCTTCAGCTTCCTCCTCACCCTCTTCCTGGAGCGGCCCAAGCGCAGCCTCTTCTTCAAACGGCCCGAGGGGGCTTGCAACGGGGCTGCGCCCACCGAGCTGGACAAGATGGCCGGGGGGgacggcggcggggcggcggggggctggcGGGACATGGTGCTGTGCCGCATGCTGCGGGAGGTGTGCGCCCTGGCCAAGCAgtcccagctccagctctggtCCTGCTGGTGGGTCTTCAACTCGGCCGGCTACTACTTGGTGCTGTACTACGTGCAGATCCTCTGGAATGAGATCTACCCGGCCAAGGACAACCGCCGGGTGTACAACGGCGGGGTGGACGCCGCCTCCACGCTGCTGG GGGCCATCGCCTCCTTTGTGGCCGGCCATGTGAAGATCCGCTGGGCACTGTGGTCGGCGCTGGTGATCGGGTTGGTGACGGCCGTCCAGGCGGGGCTGCTGATGCTCATGAATACCACCAGCAACATCTGGCTGTGCTACGCTGCCTACGTCTTCTTCCGTGGCTCCTACCAGTTCCTGGTGCCCATCGCCAT TTTCCAGATTGCTGCCTCCCTTTCCAAAGAGCTCTGCGCACTCGTCTTTGGGGTCAACACCTTCTTTGGTACGGTGCTGAAGACCATCATCACCATCATCGTGGCCGACAAGAGGGGCTTGGGCCTCTCCGTGCATCCCCAG TTCTATGTGTACTTTGGCTACTTcacactgctggcagcagcctaCCTGATAGTGGCCATCGTCGTGGGCATCCGGCACAGCTGCCGCGCGCAGCCACCAGAGCCGGTCCCCGCCACGGCTCTGGTGCAGGAGAAGAGCCCGGAGGCAGATGCCACGGAAGCCTGA